A single Triticum dicoccoides isolate Atlit2015 ecotype Zavitan chromosome 2A, WEW_v2.0, whole genome shotgun sequence DNA region contains:
- the LOC119354307 gene encoding abnormal spindle-like microcephaly-associated protein homolog isoform X2 has protein sequence MNRCELTDPPFRDVSNLGTPKPNPNSPSPLFFTASKTPLRAPTPTPLARRRPLAGAATPTPIGRRKALAGAATPTPLARRLRALELDQSRSARRAESGRERALRAFAASASSWLSLLLRDPSACGCSPAAAATATHVSAAGKRDTLDGERARGSSPKRHRGRDRYGEKRKAMTPAMVAVLRESLREVCSLEDVKQRMGKYMSTEACEEVLLMMCQICKNIDERRLKIRANCPIVTDLRLKENATRVFLCYNPEWLRIGLHMVLGGDCLLQSGSWKREKEVSFLKLLLEKQLFGQNVAPTTFAHNKVVEGLHRTDYTEALGDIILKRMFLLVAALDRAKMERALPLKFGIDSLDGGSPPLFCHRANIKSSQQIIHQSLAEAMHGEGDLLMHLSTMGYRLNYQQPALSEYDFTIGYLFEDLHDGIILCRVVQLLLSDASIILKVIAPSDTHKKKLHNCTTAIQYIKQAGVPISDADGVTISAEDIANGDKELILSLLWNMFIHMQLPLLVNKTSLARELSRLNASAVEQPITVTKSHMGLLYDWIQVVCAKYGLSVESSQIDRKALKYFITHYLNISIHRCPLKETFSDCRKELFSCHEQETSTAITSCPSSKLGEVLGDFLQDFPASGILANDVLFDEKGAIILIAFLCSHLTNDKRLGQLRNLISTRLDCQSLENRVSARLKSPGKNDVKYQSPQTDNTDDSCTSQEKAATIIQAQIRRIIAKNRYHKLRKSISILQGAIRAWSFVIMIRKSSCLTAAFSTHVQANGSYNRWLISILERHRFVRMRRSAIVIQQAVRIWIGERKRSESIEPFESHGFLETTASPKTDCIEMCDGEHETTPCKDLGTSIASAAPQCPDESNHIDTVTILQRRVKNSNYVTSPSPHRSINKSGSVNSVSHHPCEIETASIASATKLGCEDDVDSRSNISCGASFQHGQPVSAQLDFSLRKDIVAVQKIQFAYRRFVHNRSSRISAATKIQSHWRGFTMRMCFTKQVEAIIVIQSIARHNLCSRAFRRYHNAALDIQRIARGRIARKRLLGSSLQTYTSLVSLDQSQHKRSHQSTELKIVLYSALRLQRWWRKVLLHQSIRLSAISIQSSVRGWLARKQAKRITCCIHVIQRWWRNVMFLESRKRAVTTIQSHVRGWIARQFAIRKRKSITIIQSFVKAYHVRKASKQEVVDIRSRIQKASAQVDDDMRLINRLIAALSQITGCRSISSIRQTCTTLSIATELSEKCCATLVDAGAVDILLKQIPQLNRGIPDQEVLKQVLYTLRNIARFPNVRPVLANNPQLVNTIFQELLR, from the exons ATGAACCGCTGCGAGCTCACCGACCCCCCCTTCCGCGACGTCTCCAACCTCGGCACCCCAAAACCTAACCCCAACTCTCCCTCCCCGCTCTTCTTCACCGCCTCCAAAACACCACTCCGTGCCCCCACCCCGACACCGCTGGCCCGCAGGAGGCCCCTCGCCGGCGCTGCGACCCCGACGCCCATCGGCCGCAGGAAGGCCCTCGCCGGCGCGGCGACCCCGACGCCCCTcgcccgccgcctccgcgcccTCGAACTCGACCAGTCGCGCTCCGCCCGCCGCGCCGAGTCCGGCCGCGAGCGCGCCCTCCGCGCCTTCGCCGCCTCCGCCTCATCATGGCTCTCCCTCCTACTCCGCGACCCCTCCGCCTGCGGCTGCTCCCCCGCTGCAGCCGCCACGGCCACACACGTCTCTGCTGCCGGCAAGCGCGACACGCTCGATGGCGAGCGCGCGCGGGGCAGCAGCCCGAAGCGGCACCGCGGCAGGGACCGCTACGGGGAGAAGAGGAAGGCGATGACACCTGCCATGGTAGCCGTGTTAAGGGAGTCCCTTAGGGAGGTGTGCAGCTTGGAGGATGTGAAGCAGAGGATGGGCAAGTACATGAGCACGGAGGCGTGCGAGGAGGTGCTCCTCATGATGTGCCAAATTTGTAAG AACATTGATGAGAGAAGGCTGAAGATAAGAGCCAATTGCCCAATTGTTACCGATCTTAGGCTGAAAGAGAACGCGACTAGAGTTTTCTTGTGTTACAATCCAGAGTGGCTCAGGATAGGCTTGCATATGGTCCTTGGGGGTGATTGCTTGCTACAGAGTGGATCGTGGAAACGGGAAAAGGAGGTTTCCTTTCTGAAACTTCTTCTGGAGAAGCAGTTGTTTGGTCAAAACGTGGCTCCAACAACTTTTGCTCACAATAAGGTTGTAGAAGGGCTCCACAGAACAGATTATACTGAAGCATTGGGCGACATTATACTGAAAAGAATGTTTCTGCTCGTCGCTGCTCTAGATAGGGCGAAAATGGAAAGAGCCCTACCTCTCAAATTTGGAATAGATAGCCTTGACGGTGGATCCCCTCCATTGTTTTGTCACCGAGCCAACATAAAATCTAGCCAGCAAATTATTCATC AGTCTTTGGCTGAGGCCATGCATGGAGAAGGTGATCTCCTGATGCATCTGTCAACCATGGGCTACAGACTGAATTATCAACAG CCTGCGCTGTCGGAGTATGATTTCACTATAGGATACTTATTTGAAGATCTCCATGATGGCATAATTCTTTGTAGAGTTGTTCAGCTCCTGCTTTCTGATGCATCGATTATTTTG AAAGTGATTGCTCCATCAGATACACATAAAAAGAAATTGCACAATTGCACCACGGCTATCCAGTATATCAAGCAAGCTGGGGTTCCAATATCTGATGCAGATGGAGTCACAATTTCAGCAGAAGATATTGCTAATGGCGACAAGGAACTAATTCTTTCGTTGCTATGGAATATGTTCATTCATATGCAG TTACCCTTGCTAGTAAATAAAACTTCACTAGCTCGTGAACTATCCAGGTTAAATGCATCAGCGGTG GAACAACCAATCACTGTGACCAAGTCGCACATGGGCTTGCTTTACGATTGGATTCAG GTGGTGTGTGCAAAATATGGCTTAAGTGTGGAAAGTTCCCAGATTGACAGGAAAGCACTGAAATACTTCATAACTCACTATCTGAACATTAGCATTCATAGGTGTCCCCTAAAG GAAACATTTTCTGATTGTCGAAAGGAACTGTTCAGTTGCCATGAACAAGAGACTTCCACTGCTATCACCAGCTGTCCATCAAGCAAACTAGGAGAAGTTCTTGGAGACTTTCTTCAG GATTTTCCAGCTAGTGGCATCTTAGCCAATGATGTATTATTCGATGAAAAGGGTGCAATAATTTTGATTGCATTCCTTTGTTCACATCTGACTAATGATAAAAGATTG GGACAACTACGGAATTTGATCAGTACGAGATTGGACTGCCAAAGCCTGGAGAATAGAGTTTCTGCTAGGCTTAAATCTCCGGGAAAGAATGATGTGAAGTATCAATCCCCTCAGACAGATAACACAGATGATTCATGCACTAGCCAGG AGAAGGCTGCTACAATTATACAAGCTCAAATCAGACGGATAATTGCAAAGAACAGATATCATAAGCTTAGGAAGTCAATATCTATCCTGCAAGGTGCTATAAGAGCTTGGTCATTTGTTATCATGATAAGGAAATCCAGCTGTCTAACTGCCGCCTTCTCTACCCACGTGCAAGCAAATG GAAGCTACAACAGATGGTTAATTTCCATATTAGAAAGGCATAGATTTGTGCGAATGAGAAGATCTGCCATTGTGATTCAGCAAGCTGTAAGGATTTGGATTGGGGAAAGAAAGAGATCTGAGAGCATCGAGCCTTTTGAAAGCCATGGGTTCTTGGAAACTACAGCTTCGCCGAAAACTGATTGCATAGAAATGTGTGATGGTGAGCATGAAACAACACCTTGCAAGGATTTGGGTACCTCGATAGCTTCTGCTGCCCCTCAATGCCCTGATGAGAGTAACCATATAGATACAGTCACTATTCTGCAGCGTCGTGTCAAAAACAGCAACTATGTAACTTCTCCTAGTCCTCATCGGAGTATCAATAAGAGCGGCTCTGTAAATTCCGTCAGCCATCACCCATGTGAGATTGAGACTGCCAGCATAGCATCAGCCACTAAACTTGGGTGCGAGGATGATGTGGATAGTAGAAGCAATATATCTTGTGGAGCTTCATTCCAGCATGGACAGCCTGTATCTGCTCAGCTCGATTTCTCACTTCGCAAAGACATAGTGGCTGTTCAAAAGATACAGTTTGCATATAGAAGATTTGTACACAATAGATCCTCAAGAATATCTGCTGCAACCAAAATCCAGAGCCACTGGCGTGGTTTCACCATGCGGATGTGTTTCACAAAGCAAGTTGAAGCTATCATTGTAATCCAATCTATAGCCAGACACAACTTGTGCAGCCGGGCCTTTCGGCGGTATCACAATGCTGCACTAGACATTCAGCGTATTGCCAGAGGACGTATTGCTAGAAAGCGACTATTAG GTTCTTCACTGCAAACCTACACTAGCCTTGTTAGCCTTGACCAAAGTCAGCATAAAAGATCTCACCAGAGTACTGAACTCAAAATTGTGTTGTACTCAGCCTTAAGGCTACAAAGATGGTGGAGGAAGGTCCTATTGCACCAGTCTATCAGACTATCAGCTATCTCAATTCAATCCTCAGTTCGTGGTTGGTTGGCTCGGAAACAAGCCAAACGAATTACCTGCTGCATCCATGTCATTCAA AGATGGTGGAGAAATGTTATGTTTCTTGAATCAAGGAAAAGAGCTGTGACTACTATTCAATCTCATGTCCGTGGTTGGATAGCACGACAGTTTGCTATTAGAAAAAGGAAGTCTATAACTATTATTCAG TCATTTGTCAAAGCATACCATGTGAGGAAAGCTTCAAAGCAAGAAGTTGTTGACATAAGGTCTAGAATTCAGAAGGCTTCTGCACAAGTTGATGATGACATGCGCCTGATCAATAGACTAATTGCTGCGCTGTCACAAATCACTGGATGTAGAAGCATCAGCAGCATTCGACAAACTTGCACGACACTAA GTATTGCTACAGAGCTTTCTGAGAAGTGTTGTGCGACACTTGTTGATGCCGGTGCTGTAGACATTCTTCTGAAGCAAATCCCTCAACTTAACCGTGGGATCCCTGACCAGGAAGTCTTGAAGCAAGTACTCTATACACTGCGGAACATTGCACGATTCCCAAATGTTCGACCGGTGTTAGCTAACAATCCACAATTGGTTAACACTATTTTCCAGGAGCTGCTGCGGTAA
- the LOC119354307 gene encoding abnormal spindle-like microcephaly-associated protein homolog isoform X1 translates to MNRCELTDPPFRDVSNLGTPKPNPNSPSPLFFTASKTPLRAPTPTPLARRRPLAGAATPTPIGRRKALAGAATPTPLARRLRALELDQSRSARRAESGRERALRAFAASASSWLSLLLRDPSACGCSPAAAATATHVSAAGKRDTLDGERARGSSPKRHRGRDRYGEKRKAMTPAMVAVLRESLREVCSLEDVKQRMGKYMSTEACEEVLLMMCQICKNIDERRLKIRANCPIVTDLRLKENATRVFLCYNPEWLRIGLHMVLGGDCLLQSGSWKREKEVSFLKLLLEKQLFGQNVAPTTFAHNKVVEGLHRTDYTEALGDIILKRMFLLVAALDRAKMERALPLKFGIDSLDGGSPPLFCHRANIKSSQQIIHQSLAEAMHGEGDLLMHLSTMGYRLNYQQPALSEYDFTIGYLFEDLHDGIILCRVVQLLLSDASIILKVIAPSDTHKKKLHNCTTAIQYIKQAGVPISDADGVTISAEDIANGDKELILSLLWNMFIHMQLPLLVNKTSLARELSRLNASAVEQPITVTKSHMGLLYDWIQVVCAKYGLSVESSQIDRKALKYFITHYLNISIHRCPLKETFSDCRKELFSCHEQETSTAITSCPSSKLGEVLGDFLQDFPASGILANDVLFDEKGAIILIAFLCSHLTNDKRLGQLRNLISTRLDCQSLENRVSARLKSPGKNDVKYQSPQTDNTDDSCTSQEKAATIIQAQIRRIIAKNRYHKLRKSISILQGAIRAWSFVIMIRKSSCLTAAFSTHVQANGSYNRWLISILERHRFVRMRRSAIVIQQAVRIWIGERKRSESIEPFESHGFLETTASPKTDCIEMCDGEHETTPCKDLGTSIASAAPQCPDESNHIDTVTILQRRVKNSNYVTSPSPHRSINKSGSVNSVSHHPCEIETASIASATKLGCEDDVDSRSNISCGASFQHGQPVSAQLDFSLRKDIVAVQKIQFAYRRFVHNRSSRISAATKIQSHWRGFTMRMCFTKQVEAIIVIQSIARHNLCSRAFRRYHNAALDIQRIARGRIARKRLLGSSLQTYTSLVSLDQSQHKRSHQSTELKIVLYSALRLQRWWRKVLLHQSIRLSAISIQSSVRGWLARKQAKRITCCIHVIQRWWRNVMFLESRKRAVTTIQSHVRGWIARQFAIRKRKSITIIQSFVKAYHVRKASKQEVVDIRSRIQKASAQVDDDMRLINRLIAALSQITGCRSISSIRQTCTTLSIATELSEKCCATLVDAGAVDILLKQIPQLNRGIPDQEVLKQVLYTLRNIARFPNVRPVLANNPQLVNTIFQELLRNKTDMFFIACEILKKLCESEEGRGFAGALGHHIRRLDSMVRGLEKKVELDKRNGHTEARKEDNLRRLGEAAALYHLLTNK, encoded by the exons ATGAACCGCTGCGAGCTCACCGACCCCCCCTTCCGCGACGTCTCCAACCTCGGCACCCCAAAACCTAACCCCAACTCTCCCTCCCCGCTCTTCTTCACCGCCTCCAAAACACCACTCCGTGCCCCCACCCCGACACCGCTGGCCCGCAGGAGGCCCCTCGCCGGCGCTGCGACCCCGACGCCCATCGGCCGCAGGAAGGCCCTCGCCGGCGCGGCGACCCCGACGCCCCTcgcccgccgcctccgcgcccTCGAACTCGACCAGTCGCGCTCCGCCCGCCGCGCCGAGTCCGGCCGCGAGCGCGCCCTCCGCGCCTTCGCCGCCTCCGCCTCATCATGGCTCTCCCTCCTACTCCGCGACCCCTCCGCCTGCGGCTGCTCCCCCGCTGCAGCCGCCACGGCCACACACGTCTCTGCTGCCGGCAAGCGCGACACGCTCGATGGCGAGCGCGCGCGGGGCAGCAGCCCGAAGCGGCACCGCGGCAGGGACCGCTACGGGGAGAAGAGGAAGGCGATGACACCTGCCATGGTAGCCGTGTTAAGGGAGTCCCTTAGGGAGGTGTGCAGCTTGGAGGATGTGAAGCAGAGGATGGGCAAGTACATGAGCACGGAGGCGTGCGAGGAGGTGCTCCTCATGATGTGCCAAATTTGTAAG AACATTGATGAGAGAAGGCTGAAGATAAGAGCCAATTGCCCAATTGTTACCGATCTTAGGCTGAAAGAGAACGCGACTAGAGTTTTCTTGTGTTACAATCCAGAGTGGCTCAGGATAGGCTTGCATATGGTCCTTGGGGGTGATTGCTTGCTACAGAGTGGATCGTGGAAACGGGAAAAGGAGGTTTCCTTTCTGAAACTTCTTCTGGAGAAGCAGTTGTTTGGTCAAAACGTGGCTCCAACAACTTTTGCTCACAATAAGGTTGTAGAAGGGCTCCACAGAACAGATTATACTGAAGCATTGGGCGACATTATACTGAAAAGAATGTTTCTGCTCGTCGCTGCTCTAGATAGGGCGAAAATGGAAAGAGCCCTACCTCTCAAATTTGGAATAGATAGCCTTGACGGTGGATCCCCTCCATTGTTTTGTCACCGAGCCAACATAAAATCTAGCCAGCAAATTATTCATC AGTCTTTGGCTGAGGCCATGCATGGAGAAGGTGATCTCCTGATGCATCTGTCAACCATGGGCTACAGACTGAATTATCAACAG CCTGCGCTGTCGGAGTATGATTTCACTATAGGATACTTATTTGAAGATCTCCATGATGGCATAATTCTTTGTAGAGTTGTTCAGCTCCTGCTTTCTGATGCATCGATTATTTTG AAAGTGATTGCTCCATCAGATACACATAAAAAGAAATTGCACAATTGCACCACGGCTATCCAGTATATCAAGCAAGCTGGGGTTCCAATATCTGATGCAGATGGAGTCACAATTTCAGCAGAAGATATTGCTAATGGCGACAAGGAACTAATTCTTTCGTTGCTATGGAATATGTTCATTCATATGCAG TTACCCTTGCTAGTAAATAAAACTTCACTAGCTCGTGAACTATCCAGGTTAAATGCATCAGCGGTG GAACAACCAATCACTGTGACCAAGTCGCACATGGGCTTGCTTTACGATTGGATTCAG GTGGTGTGTGCAAAATATGGCTTAAGTGTGGAAAGTTCCCAGATTGACAGGAAAGCACTGAAATACTTCATAACTCACTATCTGAACATTAGCATTCATAGGTGTCCCCTAAAG GAAACATTTTCTGATTGTCGAAAGGAACTGTTCAGTTGCCATGAACAAGAGACTTCCACTGCTATCACCAGCTGTCCATCAAGCAAACTAGGAGAAGTTCTTGGAGACTTTCTTCAG GATTTTCCAGCTAGTGGCATCTTAGCCAATGATGTATTATTCGATGAAAAGGGTGCAATAATTTTGATTGCATTCCTTTGTTCACATCTGACTAATGATAAAAGATTG GGACAACTACGGAATTTGATCAGTACGAGATTGGACTGCCAAAGCCTGGAGAATAGAGTTTCTGCTAGGCTTAAATCTCCGGGAAAGAATGATGTGAAGTATCAATCCCCTCAGACAGATAACACAGATGATTCATGCACTAGCCAGG AGAAGGCTGCTACAATTATACAAGCTCAAATCAGACGGATAATTGCAAAGAACAGATATCATAAGCTTAGGAAGTCAATATCTATCCTGCAAGGTGCTATAAGAGCTTGGTCATTTGTTATCATGATAAGGAAATCCAGCTGTCTAACTGCCGCCTTCTCTACCCACGTGCAAGCAAATG GAAGCTACAACAGATGGTTAATTTCCATATTAGAAAGGCATAGATTTGTGCGAATGAGAAGATCTGCCATTGTGATTCAGCAAGCTGTAAGGATTTGGATTGGGGAAAGAAAGAGATCTGAGAGCATCGAGCCTTTTGAAAGCCATGGGTTCTTGGAAACTACAGCTTCGCCGAAAACTGATTGCATAGAAATGTGTGATGGTGAGCATGAAACAACACCTTGCAAGGATTTGGGTACCTCGATAGCTTCTGCTGCCCCTCAATGCCCTGATGAGAGTAACCATATAGATACAGTCACTATTCTGCAGCGTCGTGTCAAAAACAGCAACTATGTAACTTCTCCTAGTCCTCATCGGAGTATCAATAAGAGCGGCTCTGTAAATTCCGTCAGCCATCACCCATGTGAGATTGAGACTGCCAGCATAGCATCAGCCACTAAACTTGGGTGCGAGGATGATGTGGATAGTAGAAGCAATATATCTTGTGGAGCTTCATTCCAGCATGGACAGCCTGTATCTGCTCAGCTCGATTTCTCACTTCGCAAAGACATAGTGGCTGTTCAAAAGATACAGTTTGCATATAGAAGATTTGTACACAATAGATCCTCAAGAATATCTGCTGCAACCAAAATCCAGAGCCACTGGCGTGGTTTCACCATGCGGATGTGTTTCACAAAGCAAGTTGAAGCTATCATTGTAATCCAATCTATAGCCAGACACAACTTGTGCAGCCGGGCCTTTCGGCGGTATCACAATGCTGCACTAGACATTCAGCGTATTGCCAGAGGACGTATTGCTAGAAAGCGACTATTAG GTTCTTCACTGCAAACCTACACTAGCCTTGTTAGCCTTGACCAAAGTCAGCATAAAAGATCTCACCAGAGTACTGAACTCAAAATTGTGTTGTACTCAGCCTTAAGGCTACAAAGATGGTGGAGGAAGGTCCTATTGCACCAGTCTATCAGACTATCAGCTATCTCAATTCAATCCTCAGTTCGTGGTTGGTTGGCTCGGAAACAAGCCAAACGAATTACCTGCTGCATCCATGTCATTCAA AGATGGTGGAGAAATGTTATGTTTCTTGAATCAAGGAAAAGAGCTGTGACTACTATTCAATCTCATGTCCGTGGTTGGATAGCACGACAGTTTGCTATTAGAAAAAGGAAGTCTATAACTATTATTCAG TCATTTGTCAAAGCATACCATGTGAGGAAAGCTTCAAAGCAAGAAGTTGTTGACATAAGGTCTAGAATTCAGAAGGCTTCTGCACAAGTTGATGATGACATGCGCCTGATCAATAGACTAATTGCTGCGCTGTCACAAATCACTGGATGTAGAAGCATCAGCAGCATTCGACAAACTTGCACGACACTAA GTATTGCTACAGAGCTTTCTGAGAAGTGTTGTGCGACACTTGTTGATGCCGGTGCTGTAGACATTCTTCTGAAGCAAATCCCTCAACTTAACCGTGGGATCCCTGACCAGGAAGTCTTGAAGCAAGTACTCTATACACTGCGGAACATTGCACGATTCCCAAATGTTCGACCGGTGTTAGCTAACAATCCACAATTGGTTAACACTATTTTCCAGGAGCTGCTGCG GAACAAAACGGACATGTTTTTCATCGCATGTGAAATTCTGAAGAAGCTGTGCGAGTCGGAAGAAGGGCGCGGATTCGCCGGGGCCCTGGGGCACCACATAAGAAGGCTGGACAGTATGGTGCGAGGCCTTGAGAAGAAGGTGGAGCTCGACAAGAG AAATGGTCACACTGAAGCTCGTAAGGAGGACAATTTGCGgcggctcggggaggcggcggcccTCTACCATCTTCTCACCAATAAATAA